A single window of Fischerella sp. PCC 9605 DNA harbors:
- a CDS encoding glutamate-cysteine ligase family protein has protein sequence MNVVERRIGLEQEFFLVDEAGVISDRADEFLQGCHLLAEARNCNAQYFVPEFVKSMVEINTPPAYSGTELATEYLKNLKLALAVARQMGLRLYPLSSYPLHIMPVMRDKPNYHIQARTVGYERFLHAGKCTGTHLHLEVPPGVIDTRVAVSYNSTATEREELLNIYNLATALDSALISLARACPFYEGLAIGLASHTIRYRGSETFGWEGVYTHLQPVGGLMPYADCVESLVEQQFLRYYAWLEAMDKAGIERHQFWEAGGSLLKSAWNPVRLNRLGTVEIRCIDSNYPSIILAVISLVCHAAHRVRRDQLTVRPAKGLHTFELSGDRLWVPDFEYLNGDLLYAAATVGVKHPRVKAYVDSILQFAIGDGGEGAKYLTKLRSELDNYQTIEAEILQEFTPATAQLSTEEGLRLVRECCDKLEAQVSWLDGEHPLAMLDAEVTLF, from the coding sequence ATGAATGTGGTAGAGCGTCGCATTGGTCTTGAGCAAGAGTTTTTCTTAGTAGATGAGGCGGGTGTCATCAGCGATCGCGCCGATGAATTCTTGCAAGGTTGTCATTTGCTGGCAGAAGCACGAAATTGCAATGCTCAATATTTTGTGCCGGAATTCGTTAAAAGCATGGTGGAGATTAACACGCCTCCAGCTTATAGTGGCACAGAACTAGCAACAGAGTATCTCAAAAATTTGAAATTAGCCCTGGCTGTGGCGCGACAGATGGGTTTGCGGCTTTATCCCCTGTCTAGCTATCCCTTGCATATCATGCCAGTGATGCGAGATAAGCCCAACTACCACATCCAAGCGCGGACTGTTGGCTACGAAAGATTTTTGCACGCCGGGAAATGTACGGGTACGCACCTGCATTTAGAAGTTCCGCCTGGGGTGATTGATACTCGCGTTGCTGTATCTTACAACTCTACAGCCACGGAGCGAGAGGAACTACTCAATATCTATAACTTGGCTACAGCTTTGGATTCAGCGCTGATATCTTTGGCAAGGGCATGTCCCTTTTATGAAGGACTGGCGATAGGGTTAGCCTCGCATACAATTCGTTACCGAGGGAGTGAAACCTTTGGCTGGGAGGGAGTTTACACTCATTTGCAGCCAGTGGGGGGACTAATGCCCTATGCTGATTGTGTTGAGAGCTTGGTAGAACAACAATTCCTCCGCTACTACGCTTGGTTGGAAGCAATGGACAAAGCCGGAATCGAACGTCACCAATTCTGGGAGGCGGGAGGAAGCTTACTCAAATCAGCTTGGAACCCAGTGCGCCTCAACAGACTCGGCACAGTGGAAATAAGATGTATAGACAGTAACTATCCATCAATTATATTAGCAGTAATTTCACTAGTTTGCCATGCCGCCCATCGAGTCAGGCGCGACCAACTGACAGTTAGACCAGCAAAAGGATTGCATACTTTTGAATTGAGTGGCGATCGCCTTTGGGTTCCAGATTTTGAGTATTTAAATGGAGACCTACTGTATGCGGCTGCTACGGTGGGAGTCAAGCATCCCCGAGTCAAGGCTTACGTAGATTCAATTTTGCAGTTTGCGATCGGGGACGGCGGCGAGGGTGCGAAATACCTGACAAAGCTGAGATCCGAGTTAGATAATTACCAGACGATAGAAGCCGAAATTTTGCAAGAGTTTACACCTGCGACTGCTCAACTTTCAACAGAAGAAGGCTTGCGACTCGTGCGCGAGTGCTGTGATAAGTTGGAAGCGCAGGTGTCATGGTTAGATGGTGAACATCCGCTAGCAATGCTGGATGCTGAGGTGACGCTTTTCTGA
- a CDS encoding type II toxin-antitoxin system Phd/YefM family antitoxin, with translation MQQVDIVKASKSLSELIEAVIGGEEVIITRENQPLVRLVVISETKPRPQFGSAKNLIVMSEDFDEPLEDFNEVSRLW, from the coding sequence ATGCAGCAAGTGGATATTGTTAAAGCATCCAAATCATTATCGGAACTGATTGAGGCTGTAATTGGAGGCGAAGAGGTGATTATTACTCGCGAAAATCAGCCCTTAGTCAGGTTAGTGGTGATTTCTGAAACTAAGCCTCGTCCCCAGTTTGGCAGTGCTAAAAACTTGATTGTAATGTCTGAGGATTTTGACGAACCTTTGGAAGATTTCAATGAAGTCTCACGGTTGTGGTAA
- a CDS encoding alpha-2-macroglobulin family protein, with amino-acid sequence MVIKFLIKFLLVLTVVTGIAGCNIVGIGSGKGRLPEVSSLSLPQLPDWIEQISPIGEAAPVNQIRIRFKEALIPVESLDSPEQQKLLQRFALEPPLPGHFRFLTPRMVGFQAERALPKATRFKVSLKAGLADLKNHSLDQDLAWTFNTEPIKLTNLPGKNPVENSETEPIDLQPKLQVTSNVELDLASVQEHLQLIPEGKNKGVRFKVALAKEEKPTESQDPLEKFDPSAQNWIYNLIPQQSLEKATNYRLEFSPRLRPAYGNLASDKAFVSKVSTYAPLAFKGVQYYGQPDAGGAYGRFVKGSPQLEFNNGLVADSAIENIKINPEPKSIPRIIQVNDKDKIVSINPYALEPTTNYTITIGGNLKDQFGQTLGKPVTVKYDTGDLAGDIWVAEGLNIFPAGQNLQLNISTVNLPDAKYKAAYRVVQPTDLVYFHSAYPKGEGKELLPKASEWQSFKVAAKKNQSVEIAVPLREKLNSQTGMLAYGVQARTNKYQENSKELWREPTTYGLVQLTNLGVFSQWFPDSGLIRVHHLADGSPVKAADIQIYESKLEAKSRPQPVPCASGKTDENGTLRLKREDLGQCFAGKQLFEIAPQLLVIARENQDWAFARTEEYSGVYGYGIDADWNDGKLVSRGVIFSDRQLYQPGEKAWLTGFADYLQNSTIQQDKNADYQLTLVNSDGQKTDLGTKTTNEFGTFSVELPIKKTQPLGYYTVQAKGKNGQEISGEFRVAEFKPPNFKVELSLDKEFALINEKVEANATSNYLFGSPVEGGKAKYFVTRQQTNFIPKGWEEFSFGRQWLWPEEPPSVTSDVLQTNTQLDANGNSRQTVTVAKDLPYPMSYRIDVEVADVSNLSVANSKTFTALPSNRLIGLKSNFVAEAGKAFPIEVIVTDPTGKPLSGQRVRLELQQMKYSSVTQIVEGSQTPKNQVEYKTVGQTEVTSSSSPQSISLTPTESGSYRIRANFSDNCRDVTCNVSTATDLQIWATGENPVYWGSQERVSDSGASALRLEVKLDKKEFKPGETATALIQSPYPEGELYFAVIKDKPLYQQITKVKGGAPQIQFQVTPEMLPNAAIQAVLVRQGVPLNQVEPGSVDKLVKIGFVPFKVNLEDKYLKVQVTPVQASLEPGAEETVLLELKDNQGNPSKGQFTVMVVNEAVLQLSGYRPPDLVNTVYAEQAIATRFSDNRPQVVVQQESIKKPKGWGYGGGLSAAAANTRVRKDFQALAYYNGSVLTDNNGKAQITFKLPDDLTTWRVMAIATDGNLRFGNGEGTFITTKPLLTNAILPQFARPGDRFQAGLSVTNNTGKTGTLNINGELSGTVQFAGKNPTTASLQTKTESTTGAYRFPMIAGSVGESKIRFTTQLNNTAADAFEVPLEIKPLEITEQVVETGTIPPTPLSKGGNNILSPLSKGGLRGDQTKIPLNVEKNTILQEGGLDIQLASTLIPEIKAPAQEVWQDDDLPFAEPAVSQLLIAANLQTLSEKYGQTFAEFNPTKRASQAIEQLQKLQLADGGFAAFPGQEKSDPWVSAYAAESLAKARQVFPDFIDAGMMSRLKGYLQKILANPGQYEYCKQQLCKSQMQLNALIALAELGDKRNTFLADIYQQRKAFDIVTQIKLARYLSQFSQWQDESQQLLKQLQQYIYETGRTAVVSLPRSWGWMNSPTTAQAQALRLFISQQSKPEVIDKLLQSLLALRRDGTWQTSYDNAQALTALVEYSQLQPTPPNFVATVQLAGKKLGEAKFAGDRNPSVEIKVPMDKLPRGRHDLQLQKSGQGTLHYLIAYRYRLQGNQPGRYNGLRVTREIRSLNEEKVLQKTGLYALDKPLTLETGQVFDIGLEVIADHPVEHVAIADPLPAGFEAVDESFQTATSALQAPTDSWELGFRTIYRDRIVAYADHLEPGVYSLHYLVRSVTPGTYRYPGAEVHLQYAPEEFGRAAEFTLVLEERK; translated from the coding sequence ATGGTCATAAAATTTTTGATAAAGTTCCTGCTAGTCCTCACAGTTGTAACAGGAATAGCAGGCTGTAATATAGTTGGTATCGGTTCAGGAAAAGGAAGACTACCAGAAGTTTCTTCACTATCTTTACCACAGTTACCAGACTGGATTGAACAAATAAGTCCGATAGGAGAAGCTGCACCTGTTAACCAAATTCGCATCCGCTTTAAAGAAGCTTTAATTCCTGTTGAGAGTCTGGACAGTCCCGAACAGCAGAAACTTTTACAGAGATTTGCACTTGAGCCACCTTTACCCGGTCACTTTCGGTTTTTAACACCGCGTATGGTAGGATTTCAAGCTGAGCGAGCACTACCAAAAGCAACACGATTTAAAGTTAGTCTAAAAGCAGGTTTGGCAGATTTAAAAAATCACAGTCTTGACCAAGATTTGGCTTGGACTTTTAACACAGAACCTATCAAACTGACTAATTTACCTGGTAAGAATCCTGTTGAAAATTCAGAAACTGAACCAATCGATTTGCAACCAAAGTTGCAAGTCACTTCTAATGTGGAATTAGATTTAGCTTCAGTTCAAGAGCATTTACAGCTAATTCCAGAAGGTAAAAACAAGGGTGTGCGCTTTAAAGTGGCATTGGCAAAAGAAGAGAAACCCACAGAAAGTCAAGACCCTTTAGAAAAATTTGACCCATCAGCACAGAATTGGATTTATAACCTTATTCCCCAACAAAGTTTAGAAAAAGCTACCAATTATCGCTTAGAATTTTCTCCAAGACTACGACCAGCTTATGGCAATTTAGCTAGTGATAAAGCGTTTGTTAGTAAGGTGAGTACTTACGCACCTTTGGCATTTAAGGGTGTTCAATATTATGGACAGCCAGATGCGGGAGGTGCTTACGGTAGATTTGTGAAAGGTAGTCCTCAGCTAGAGTTCAATAACGGCTTAGTAGCAGATTCAGCTATTGAAAATATTAAAATTAATCCCGAACCAAAATCGATTCCGCGAATTATCCAAGTCAATGACAAAGATAAGATTGTCAGTATTAATCCTTATGCGTTAGAACCAACGACTAATTATACAATTACTATCGGCGGTAATCTTAAAGACCAGTTTGGACAAACTTTAGGTAAGCCAGTCACAGTGAAGTATGACACCGGAGATTTAGCAGGAGATATATGGGTTGCTGAAGGTTTAAATATTTTCCCTGCTGGTCAAAATTTGCAGTTAAATATTTCTACTGTTAATTTACCAGATGCGAAATATAAAGCTGCTTATCGAGTAGTGCAACCAACAGATTTAGTTTATTTCCATTCTGCTTATCCTAAAGGAGAAGGGAAGGAGTTATTACCTAAAGCATCTGAGTGGCAAAGTTTCAAAGTAGCAGCTAAAAAAAATCAGTCTGTTGAGATAGCTGTGCCTTTACGAGAAAAGCTAAATTCCCAAACAGGAATGCTAGCTTATGGAGTGCAAGCACGTACTAATAAATATCAGGAAAATAGTAAAGAACTATGGCGAGAACCTACGACTTATGGTTTAGTTCAACTAACTAATTTGGGTGTATTTTCTCAGTGGTTTCCTGATTCAGGTTTAATAAGAGTACATCATTTAGCTGATGGTTCACCAGTCAAAGCTGCTGATATCCAAATTTACGAATCAAAATTAGAGGCAAAATCTCGTCCTCAACCTGTACCTTGTGCATCTGGTAAAACAGATGAAAATGGCACTCTCAGGCTAAAGCGTGAAGATTTGGGGCAATGTTTTGCTGGTAAGCAACTTTTTGAAATAGCACCGCAATTGTTAGTAATTGCTCGTGAAAATCAAGATTGGGCATTTGCTCGTACAGAAGAATATAGCGGTGTTTATGGCTATGGTATTGATGCAGACTGGAACGATGGTAAATTAGTATCGCGTGGAGTAATATTTTCTGATAGACAACTATATCAACCAGGTGAGAAGGCTTGGTTAACTGGTTTTGCTGACTACTTGCAAAATAGTACAATCCAGCAAGATAAAAATGCTGATTACCAATTAACTTTGGTAAATTCAGATGGACAAAAAACAGACTTAGGCACTAAAACAACGAATGAATTTGGCACGTTTTCTGTAGAGTTACCTATCAAGAAAACTCAACCTTTAGGCTACTACACAGTTCAAGCGAAGGGTAAGAATGGACAAGAGATTTCTGGGGAGTTTCGAGTGGCTGAATTTAAGCCACCTAATTTTAAAGTCGAACTTTCCTTAGATAAAGAATTTGCCCTTATCAATGAAAAAGTTGAGGCTAACGCTACCAGTAATTATTTATTTGGTTCACCTGTAGAAGGAGGGAAAGCAAAATATTTCGTAACTCGCCAGCAGACTAATTTTATTCCCAAAGGTTGGGAGGAGTTTTCTTTTGGCAGACAGTGGTTATGGCCAGAAGAACCCCCTTCTGTAACTAGCGATGTCCTGCAAACTAATACTCAACTGGATGCTAATGGTAACAGCAGACAAACTGTGACTGTAGCAAAAGATTTACCCTATCCGATGTCTTATCGTATAGATGTTGAGGTTGCAGATGTTTCTAATTTGTCTGTAGCTAATTCTAAAACTTTTACCGCCTTGCCGAGTAATCGTCTCATCGGGTTAAAAAGTAATTTTGTTGCTGAAGCTGGCAAAGCTTTTCCAATTGAAGTTATCGTAACTGACCCTACAGGAAAACCACTATCAGGTCAACGGGTACGTCTGGAACTTCAACAAATGAAATACAGTAGTGTGACGCAGATAGTAGAAGGTAGTCAGACACCAAAAAATCAAGTTGAATACAAGACGGTAGGACAAACAGAAGTTACATCTAGTAGCAGTCCTCAATCTATTAGTTTGACACCAACTGAGTCGGGTTCATACCGTATTCGAGCTAATTTTAGCGATAATTGTAGAGACGTTACATGTAACGTCTCTACAGCCACAGATTTACAAATTTGGGCAACAGGAGAAAATCCTGTATATTGGGGTTCACAAGAACGCGTTAGCGATAGCGGCGCGTCAGCGCTTCGCCTAGAAGTTAAACTAGATAAAAAAGAGTTCAAACCAGGTGAAACTGCTACAGCTTTAATTCAATCTCCCTATCCTGAAGGCGAGTTGTACTTTGCTGTTATCAAAGACAAACCCCTCTATCAACAAATTACCAAAGTGAAGGGAGGCGCACCGCAAATTCAGTTTCAAGTTACACCAGAGATGTTACCTAATGCAGCCATACAAGCTGTGTTGGTAAGACAGGGTGTTCCTCTCAACCAGGTGGAACCAGGAAGTGTAGATAAGTTGGTAAAAATTGGTTTTGTACCTTTTAAAGTGAACTTGGAAGATAAATATTTAAAAGTGCAAGTCACTCCAGTGCAAGCATCACTCGAACCTGGTGCAGAGGAAACGGTACTACTGGAACTCAAGGATAACCAAGGAAACCCCAGCAAAGGACAATTTACAGTCATGGTGGTGAATGAGGCGGTGCTACAGCTTTCTGGCTATCGTCCCCCAGACTTGGTGAACACAGTTTATGCAGAACAGGCGATCGCCACCCGCTTCAGCGATAATAGACCACAGGTAGTGGTACAACAAGAATCTATAAAAAAACCCAAAGGTTGGGGATATGGCGGTGGCTTATCTGCTGCTGCGGCAAATACCCGCGTCCGCAAAGATTTTCAAGCTTTAGCTTACTATAATGGCTCTGTGCTTACAGATAATAATGGTAAAGCGCAAATTACCTTTAAACTACCAGATGACTTAACCACATGGCGGGTAATGGCGATCGCCACCGATGGAAATCTGCGGTTTGGCAACGGTGAAGGAACTTTTATCACCACTAAGCCGCTGTTAACTAACGCCATACTGCCACAATTTGCTCGTCCTGGCGATCGCTTCCAAGCTGGTTTATCAGTAACTAACAATACTGGCAAAACAGGGACTCTCAATATTAATGGCGAACTTAGCGGTACAGTGCAGTTTGCTGGGAAGAACCCCACCACCGCTTCATTGCAAACCAAAACAGAATCCACTACTGGTGCTTATCGCTTTCCAATGATTGCAGGTAGTGTGGGAGAAAGTAAGATTCGCTTTACCACTCAGCTAAATAATACTGCTGCCGATGCTTTTGAAGTACCTTTGGAAATTAAGCCACTGGAAATTACAGAACAAGTTGTGGAGACGGGTACGATCCCCCCAACCCCCCTTTCTAAGGGGGGTAATAATATACTTTCCCCCCTTTCCAAGGGGGGATTAAGGGGGGATCAAACAAAGATTCCCCTGAATGTCGAGAAAAATACAATCCTCCAAGAGGGTGGTTTAGATATTCAGCTAGCGAGTACCCTGATACCGGAAATTAAAGCACCAGCACAGGAAGTTTGGCAGGATGATGACTTGCCTTTTGCGGAACCTGCGGTGAGTCAGTTGCTGATTGCTGCGAATCTGCAAACTTTGTCCGAAAAATACGGTCAGACTTTTGCAGAATTTAATCCTACCAAACGTGCCTCCCAAGCAATCGAGCAATTGCAAAAACTCCAACTTGCCGATGGTGGTTTTGCTGCTTTCCCAGGACAAGAAAAATCCGATCCTTGGGTTTCTGCTTATGCAGCGGAATCTTTAGCGAAAGCACGTCAGGTATTTCCTGATTTTATAGATGCTGGGATGATGTCTCGCCTCAAGGGATATTTGCAGAAAATCTTAGCGAACCCCGGACAGTATGAGTATTGCAAACAGCAACTTTGTAAAAGCCAGATGCAACTCAACGCCTTGATTGCTTTGGCAGAATTGGGAGACAAGCGCAATACTTTCCTTGCTGATATTTATCAACAGCGCAAGGCTTTTGATATAGTGACGCAGATTAAACTAGCGCGGTATTTATCCCAGTTTTCTCAATGGCAGGATGAATCTCAACAGCTGTTGAAGCAACTACAACAATATATATATGAAACTGGTCGCACCGCAGTTGTAAGTTTACCCCGTAGCTGGGGATGGATGAATTCACCTACGACAGCGCAAGCACAAGCATTACGCTTGTTTATTTCTCAACAAAGTAAACCGGAAGTTATCGATAAGTTATTGCAAAGTCTTTTAGCACTGCGACGGGATGGCACATGGCAAACTAGCTATGATAATGCTCAAGCACTAACCGCTTTGGTGGAATACAGTCAACTGCAACCTACACCACCGAATTTTGTAGCCACAGTGCAATTAGCTGGTAAAAAACTAGGAGAAGCTAAGTTTGCAGGCGATCGCAATCCTAGTGTAGAGATAAAAGTGCCGATGGATAAATTACCCCGTGGGCGTCATGATTTGCAACTGCAAAAATCCGGTCAAGGCACTTTGCATTATTTAATCGCTTATCGCTATCGCTTGCAAGGAAATCAACCCGGTAGGTATAACGGTTTACGGGTGACGCGGGAAATTCGCAGTCTGAATGAAGAAAAAGTGCTGCAAAAAACGGGTCTTTACGCCTTGGATAAGCCATTAACTTTAGAAACAGGTCAAGTTTTTGACATTGGTTTAGAAGTCATTGCCGACCATCCTGTGGAACATGTGGCGATCGCAGATCCGCTGCCAGCAGGATTTGAGGCAGTGGATGAAAGCTTTCAAACAGCTACATCTGCTTTGCAAGCACCAACTGACAGTTGGGAACTTGGGTTTAGAACAATATATCGCGATCGCATTGTCGCTTACGCAGACCACCTTGAACCAGGGGTCTACAGCCTTCATTACTTAGTACGTTCTGTGACTCCTGGTACATATCGCTATCCCGGTGCGGAAGTACACCTGCAATATGCGCCAGAAGAATTTGGGCGTGCGGCTGAGTTTACACTAGTACTGGAGGAGCGTAAATAA
- a CDS encoding penicillin-binding protein 1C, whose translation MKLAKRWLIQIKQKVWHQLNRKTSKTILALLLVCFLVRLLPYFTPIHAADIAQSQLALEFSDRNGLPLGTILTRDQEHTAVVPLNQVSPQFLHAILSAEDSRFYHHGALDLKAAARALKDAIHAKRVVSGASTITMQLARMLEPRPRNLSGKIAEIWLSWRLAAGMNKDEILSAYINRLPMGGNVYGVEAAARTYFSTPASELNLAQASLLAAIPNNPTYFDPLQYWERLKQRQTYVLNRMVQDGYITRSMAERAYAEEISFQSRQKKIIAAPHFLFWLASQQSTPPRPIGHPAPYPHRVGTPPSPLAGRGWGWGSSSIRTTINRSLQQFVEAQVQQVLSSLAANNVHHAAALVINNHTGEVLAYVGSPDYFNEAKLGRNDGVQALRQPGSTLKPFLYELALEKGVIRPNTILADVPAHYAIPGAKLYSPTDYTKSFLGPVRVRVALANSLNVPAVRVLEKVGVQTFLDHLHELGFEHLDKSAEYYGLGLTLGSGEVSLWELAKAYVTMARQGEPTPLVTTIPHPSFPLLPSPLPKHTTWRLIADMLSDNHARATAFGVDSVLKLPFSAAVKTGTSSNFRDTWTVGFTTDYTVATWVGNFDGDPMRQVSGVTGAAPLWNRIMLHLHEHREPAAFSPPEGMIQLPICAISGLKPTPDCVSVVQEYFYSRDISAYESQNNFNLLSEYDEWLARQGQSSFGSSQLKILSPHNGDLFLLYPGEEAQQKLEFKLTGTSSEIVEWWLNGEKLATNSANSLFWTLRPGNWTLEVRSSQKSDRVNFQVELASKKPTRRGFSVVNSPVLQPSSQ comes from the coding sequence ATGAAACTAGCGAAAAGATGGCTTATCCAAATTAAGCAGAAAGTTTGGCATCAGTTGAATCGCAAAACCAGCAAAACTATCCTGGCTTTGCTGTTGGTTTGCTTTTTGGTGCGTTTACTGCCGTATTTTACTCCCATCCATGCCGCAGATATTGCCCAATCACAGTTGGCATTGGAATTTAGCGATCGCAATGGGCTACCCCTAGGAACAATACTTACCCGCGACCAAGAGCATACAGCAGTAGTACCACTAAATCAAGTTTCTCCCCAGTTTCTCCATGCCATTCTATCTGCCGAAGATAGCAGATTTTACCATCACGGAGCGCTAGATCTAAAAGCCGCCGCCCGCGCACTTAAAGATGCAATTCATGCAAAAAGAGTAGTTTCCGGTGCTTCTACAATTACCATGCAGCTAGCACGGATGTTAGAACCTAGACCCCGCAACCTGTCAGGTAAAATAGCCGAAATTTGGCTATCTTGGCGGTTAGCAGCCGGAATGAATAAAGATGAAATTCTCTCTGCCTATATTAATCGTTTGCCAATGGGTGGGAATGTTTATGGTGTAGAAGCTGCTGCCCGTACCTATTTTTCCACACCAGCAAGTGAATTGAATCTTGCCCAAGCTAGTCTTTTGGCTGCTATCCCCAATAATCCCACTTACTTTGACCCGCTTCAATATTGGGAACGCTTAAAGCAACGACAAACATACGTCCTCAATCGTATGGTACAAGATGGGTACATTACTCGCTCAATGGCAGAACGCGCATACGCAGAAGAAATTTCGTTTCAGTCTCGACAAAAGAAAATTATTGCCGCACCACACTTTTTGTTTTGGTTAGCGAGTCAGCAAAGCACCCCACCCCGCCCTATCGGGCACCCTGCCCCTTATCCCCACAGAGTGGGGACCCCCCCTTCCCCGCTTGCGGGGAGGGGTTGGGGGTGGGGTTCCTCTTCCATCCGCACCACTATAAACCGTTCTTTGCAACAATTTGTAGAAGCGCAAGTACAGCAAGTACTTTCCTCCCTCGCCGCCAATAACGTTCATCATGCAGCGGCTTTAGTAATTAACAACCACACTGGGGAAGTTTTGGCTTATGTTGGTTCGCCCGATTATTTTAATGAAGCAAAGTTGGGGCGTAATGATGGAGTTCAAGCGCTACGTCAACCAGGATCTACCCTCAAGCCATTTTTGTACGAACTAGCTTTGGAAAAAGGTGTGATTCGCCCGAATACGATTTTGGCAGACGTGCCTGCACACTACGCAATTCCAGGCGCAAAACTTTACAGCCCTACAGATTATACTAAAAGTTTTCTCGGCCCTGTGCGGGTGCGGGTGGCGTTGGCGAATTCCCTGAATGTGCCAGCAGTAAGGGTGTTAGAAAAGGTAGGCGTGCAGACTTTTCTGGATCATCTCCACGAATTGGGGTTTGAACATCTCGATAAATCAGCAGAATACTATGGACTGGGTTTGACTCTAGGTAGCGGCGAAGTCAGCCTTTGGGAATTAGCTAAGGCTTATGTCACGATGGCACGTCAAGGAGAACCCACTCCATTAGTAACTACCATTCCCCATCCCTCCTTCCCTCTTCTCCCTTCTCCCTTACCCAAGCACACCACGTGGCGATTGATCGCCGATATGTTAAGTGACAATCATGCCCGTGCTACAGCTTTCGGTGTAGACTCAGTTCTAAAGTTACCCTTCTCAGCTGCTGTAAAGACTGGTACTTCTTCTAATTTTCGCGATACCTGGACGGTTGGCTTTACTACCGATTACACCGTTGCTACCTGGGTAGGCAATTTTGATGGCGATCCGATGCGGCAGGTGTCTGGTGTTACAGGGGCAGCACCATTGTGGAATCGGATTATGTTACACCTACACGAGCATCGCGAACCAGCTGCTTTTTCGCCCCCAGAAGGAATGATACAGCTACCTATTTGTGCTATTTCTGGGTTAAAACCAACACCAGATTGTGTTTCTGTAGTACAAGAATATTTCTATTCAAGAGACATCAGCGCCTACGAAAGTCAAAATAATTTCAATTTATTGTCAGAGTATGATGAGTGGTTGGCAAGGCAGGGACAATCTAGTTTTGGTTCTAGCCAACTGAAGATATTATCTCCTCACAATGGTGATTTATTTTTGCTGTATCCCGGCGAAGAAGCCCAGCAAAAATTGGAATTTAAGTTAACAGGAACATCATCTGAGATTGTAGAGTGGTGGTTGAATGGTGAAAAGCTTGCTACAAACTCAGCTAATTCTTTATTTTGGACTTTACGACCTGGTAACTGGACTTTGGAAGTAAGAAGTAGCCAGAAAAGCGATCGCGTTAATTTTCAAGTTGAATTAGCTAGCAAAAAACCTACACGTAGAGGGTTTTCTGTTGTCAATTCTCCGGTGTTGCAGCCATCTTCACAATAA
- a CDS encoding GNAT family N-acetyltransferase translates to MNIRIFHNNDTQEIMQLFYDTVHNINIRDYTQEQVDAWAPEDMDYQRWNQNLHSKMTYVAEIDRKIVGFAQLETNGHIDCFYCHQDFQGMGVGSQLLNTIETKAKELGIKRLFTEASITAKGFFERRGFQVIKQQEVELRGMKFINYCMDKEI, encoded by the coding sequence ATGAACATCAGAATATTCCATAACAATGATACCCAAGAAATCATGCAATTGTTTTATGACACTGTTCACAATATTAATATTCGAGATTATACCCAAGAACAAGTAGATGCATGGGCACCTGAAGATATGGATTATCAAAGGTGGAATCAAAACTTGCATTCCAAAATGACTTATGTAGCTGAAATTGATAGGAAAATAGTTGGGTTTGCTCAACTAGAAACGAATGGACATATAGATTGTTTTTATTGCCATCAGGATTTTCAAGGGATGGGGGTAGGCAGTCAGCTTTTAAATACGATCGAGACGAAAGCCAAAGAATTGGGAATCAAAAGGTTATTTACGGAAGCAAGTATCACTGCCAAAGGATTCTTTGAGCGCAGAGGATTTCAAGTAATCAAGCAACAAGAGGTTGAGCTACGGGGAATGAAGTTTATTAATTATTGTATGGATAAGGAAATATAA